The Indicator indicator isolate 239-I01 chromosome 22, UM_Iind_1.1, whole genome shotgun sequence genome includes a window with the following:
- the MSS51 gene encoding putative protein MSS51 homolog, mitochondrial: MAGGRRRGSGGRRGGPQQHLRNPEPTASPAPLSPPATVPQPKAGAAPKSSCPKKPAQEAVARALDVDSLGFQAMDRNVPGLSHVILQKLNMKSYEDYKSAMDGRKSGSDFGIRTYFDMFQKMEDTFKFCAECKKLPDALPDPKSLRRCKRCQNVYYCSVVCQRANWPLHKKFCKKLKLVALDRLVEWLVFTGDIPFPTEPWTKPAGEVRGWEDWFCMQGQLEEKLDSIVARRYMSLLWANAGKPRPEDWELRDSVRRLVTDFHSRPLTLGLGLRFFGISPLGKALTVHVVGASHVETLNTRPTDYNELARMFPGLRGVEVVMVGVDVVEGPIMRPPLAMPAPPGEVYLSSYRGLYHDFWESHVETKLAARPDLVVGFHPGFHACPDLLAGWLPTLLLLRDYRLPVLFTVYSEQELKASLQILVELEMHILGYAANPFASLRPEQVYSSPNKAPVYCSSHFIALLGLAASAVPGAEELENDDG, translated from the exons ATGGCAGGCGGGCGGCGGCGTGGCAGCGGCGGGCGGCGCGGGggaccccagcagcacctgagGAACCCTGAACCCACCGCCTCGCCTGCACCCCTCTCTCCCCCAGCCACTGTGCCCCAGCcaaaggcaggagctgcccccAAAAGCAGCTGCCCCAAGAAGCCTGCGCAGGAGGCGGTGGCAAGGGCTCTGGATGTGGACTCGCTGGGTTTCCAGGCCATGGACCGCAACGTGCCGGGACTGTCCCACGTCATCCTccagaagctcaacatgaagagCTACGAGGACTACAA GTCTGCCATGGACGGGAGGAAGAGTGGCAGCGATTTCGGCATCCGGACCTACTTTGACATGTTCCAGAAGATGGAGGACACCTTCAAGTTCTGTGCTGAGTGCAAGAAGCTCCCTGATGCCCTCCCTGACCCCAAAAGCCTCCGGCGATGCAAGCG GTGCCAGAATGTGTACTACTGCAGCGTGGTGTGCCAGCGTGCCAACTGGCCGCTGCACAAGAAGTTCTGCAAGAAGCTGAAGCTGGTGGCTCTGGACCGGCTGGTGGAGTGGCTCGTCTTCACAG GAGACATCCCCTTccccacagagccctggacGAAGCCCGCCGGGGAGGTGAGGGGCTGGGAGGACTGGTTCTGCATGCaggggcagctggaggagaagctggacagcaTCGTGGCCAGGCGCTACATGAGCCTGCTGTGGGCCAACGCAGGCAAGCCGCGGCCGGAGGACTGGGAGCTGCGTGACTCCGTCCGGCGCCTGGTCACCGACTTCCACTCGCGGCCGCTCACCCTTGGCCTGGGGCTGCGCTTCTTTGGCATCAGCCCCCTGGGCAAGGCCCTCACCGTGCATGTGGTGGGGGCGTCCCATGTGGAGACCCTCAACACCCGCCCCACAGACTACAACGAGCTGGCGCGGATGTTCCCGGGGCTCCGCGGGGTGGAGGTGGTGATGGTGGGAGTGGACGTGGTGGAGGGACCCATCATGAGGCCACCCTTGGCCATGCCGGCGCCCCCGGGAGAGGTCTATCTCAGCAGCTACAGAGGGCTCTACCATGACTTCTGGGAGAGCCATGTGGAGACCAAGCTGGCTGCCCGCCCTGACCTGGTGGTGGGCTTTCATCCAG GTTTTCATGCCTGCCCAGACCTGCTGGCGGGCtggctgcccaccctgctgctgctgcgggaCTACCGCCTGCCCGTCCTCTTCACCGTCTACAG tgagcaggagctgaaggcCTCCCTGCAGATCCTGGTGGAGCTTGAGATGCACATCCTGGGCTACGCTGCCAACCCCTTCGCCTCGCTGCGGCCAGAGCAGGTCTATTCCAGCCCCAACAAGGCCCCAGTGTACTGCAGCTCCCACTTCAttgccctgctggggctggcagcatcagctgtgccaggggctgaggagctggagaatgATGATGGTTGA